One Lates calcarifer isolate ASB-BC8 unplaced genomic scaffold, TLL_Latcal_v3 _unitig_751_quiver_859, whole genome shotgun sequence genomic window, TGCAGCCATAGTCTGAGCAATAACCACATTCACAGCCGCAGCTTCACCAAGCACAGCCtggcagagcagctgcagccacagcaggtGGTTGTGTACTTTTTCAGAAAGGAGGAATGAGTAATGAATACATAAAGGGTCTCATGATCCTCCCTGGCAGTCTGTTATAACTGGACTGGACCAACACATTACATGTTCCTATGGATAAAGGGGATCCCTGTCTTTTAGATATGTCTGATGTGCTAATGTTTTTACCCTCATGTTAGgacatggttaaaaaaaatacaatgagCTGACTGGTTCCTAATTATTGTTAAatacttatttatttgtttgtttgatttttaaattcatatcaCGTTGGTTGACAACCACCCCATTCACCACACCTGAAAACTGTATCTATAACACTGCACCACACATTACAGTTAAACTGATCTTTTACTGTGTATGATTATTAataacttttctctgtttatttcagttgaGATGAAGATGGTGCTGACCAGAGGACAGTAAAAGTTCTATTTGTGTGAGGCTGCTTTGTGATTGTCCAGTCAGGTTCAGGTTTAAGGACAAGGTCAAATTCACActgatgtactgtactgtattcaTTTCTCATGAATGCCTTTTACAGcgttattgtttattttttttgaagTCCTTTGTCATTTGttctgactttttattttttaaataataaaatcagtcaGTAGTAAGTTTAATAAATTATGAAAAGGATATTATTTCCCCCTTAAACAGTTTTACCCGTTTCCCTTGGCAGTTTTTCCCTCTATGTGAAGTATGTGGTAGATATTTCCAGTTTTGAAATTATCCATTGTTTaaatctctttctctgctcatcAGATGTTTGTTCAGGGatactgaaaaacacaacattttttgtCCAGAATAGTTGGTCTCCTCCTTACTACCATTTCCAGCAGAGCTTGATTTTTAGTTTAGTCAGAGTGAGGATCTGGTTCTGCCTGAATTCAAAGCTAAATCTAAGAGCTTGAAAGTCCTTATGTAGAATTCTGGTATCAAGGGCAGAGTTTTGAGTCTGCGAGGAATACTTGCTCATGATGCTGAATGATAGAAGGCCGACAACATTTCAGGTCGGCATTGGAAGTCTGGAGGTGTGGAGAATGGGCTGGATTGTTACACCTCAGGGAGTTATCACATCCTCATTTTAAATGGCAGAGTTTTtcaggtggagagggagagcatTGTGAGGGGAAATAAAGCTAACTAGGCTGGGATAAGTTCCAAAAATAATTGTCAGCAGATTTTGAAGATGTCAGAAATGAAGGCAATGTAGAGGAATGGAGTAAGTCCCTCTGTTCTGTAGTGAGAAGAAGAGCAGCTGAAAAGTTGATATCAGTtaaggggaaaagaaaaacgAAGAAAATACTGCCATGGTGGAATAAGGCTGGTAACAGAGCATATGGACAGCTTAGAAAGAGCCTAGGTAAGAGTCATGCTATTGAATATAAGAGACTGTgagcagaggaaaggaaagtTATAAAAGGGACTAAGAAAGAAAGTTAGCACAGGTTCTGTGACACTacaggcagaaaaacaacagttaagCCAGTCTGAAGAATGATTTGTCGAATTCGTGGGATTAACAAAGGCCTGTCTATTCCTGCTTTGATGGAAGGAAATAAATAAGTTGTAAGTAACAGGGAGAAGGCTGATCTATTTGTCAGGACTTTTCAGAGAGTACATAGCACCATTAATGTGAGTAGAGATGGGcagctgaggagggaaaaactGCTTGTCCACGAAGGACATAAATCTGAAGTAAACATAGATAATAGTGATGGGATTAATGTATTCTTTTCAATGCACAAGCTGAAGTGTTCAATAAGGCAAGGGCGTACTACCACCCCTGAGAGAGATGGCTTGAAGTATAAGATGTTTGAGCGCATAGACGACCTGGCATTGGAGGAGATGTTATCGCTGATAAATTCAGTGTGCGAACAAGGGCTAATCCCGGCTGAGGAGAAGCATGCAGTGGTCGTTCCAATTTTAAAACCTTGAAAGGAAGCTGATAGTGTTGGGTCACACAGGTCAGTTGCTCTAACAGTAGTTATCtgtaaaataatggaaaaaatggTCACTGACCAGCTTGTGCACAGACTAGAGCAGAAAAGGTATTTTTCTCCATTACAAAATGGATTTAGACAAAGTTGAGCCACAGTGGATTCTTGGTCTTAGTGCTAGAAAGACATATTACAAGAGCTCTGGTGAATAGGTGTTTTCCTAGATTACCTTTGGCAGAAAGAAGAGGATAGTCTTTAAGTTTTCAGGTGTATAGCTGGATGAAGGTTTCACATATAGGGCACAAGTGATGAAAGTGAGAAAGTCATAAATGTTATGAGATACTTGACTGGGTGTTCCTCGGAAGCAGATAGAAATCTAATCCTGGTGATTTATCAGGGCATGATAAGAGCAGTTTTTTTTGACTACAGGTGCTTGGCATCTAAATCTGTGCTGGCTAAATTAGATGTTGTTCAGGTCAGGGCTCTGAGGCTGTGCACTGAAGCAGCAGCGCTGCTGGAGGAAATGGGGAAGCTCCACTGAGACTGTGACGAACAAAATTAGTGCTAAATTACTGGATAAAATGTAAAGGTTTTGGAACAGCTCTTCCACCAATATCTCTGCTATATGAGTGTTGGGAATTTGAAACTGGTAAAAAATAAGATTTAGCAGAATTAAGGTGGGGCCCTCTGTATGTTGGCCACCTGAGGCCTGTAGTACAGGCCATGTACTATGAAGTGAagttactggcttatcagggtaacttcaggagtaacttagtgacatcaggtgtaacttcccgaTTAACCCATGGATAGGTTTTACCAGAAAAACATACTGAGAGAGAATATggcagaatttagcatcattagtgttgcatattatcaaTATGAAAAGTCCtttaaatgggggtgggggtttatTGTCCTGAAAGGCAAAATAATGcaacaggctgttgtaattgtagcCTAGACTACATACCACAATGTGCAGTATTAAGGATAGGAAATATTAATGCCTAAGACTTGACagaatgtttatatttcatcctgACTTGCTGCCAGGTTCAGCTTTCCATTGCACATACATAGCAGcattacatttatacatatacagcctgatTGTTCTAGGTAGAACATCATTAAGAGATCAAGTCCTGTCCTAACAAAcgtagatttttttctgtttcttttttttaaattcttcttcttcttcttctattattattattattattattattattattaattgaaAATACAAATTCTCAAGGAGGACAATAACAGTATTACACTTGATAAATCAGTGCAGTATAAAAGTGCAAAAATATAACATTAGGGGATTCATAGagcaaaaaaagaacagaataaaacaaaagcaaaacaacaccAAAACAGTAGCAGATAAgataaggtgtgaaaaatgcattttaacaggcatttaaatttaacacaaacatttaacataaaataaaataaaaaatagttaTGATTTAGAATAGCAGAAGACAGGCAAAATCCAGGCTTAATTTCATGACATAACAAACGTAGATGAGATGGTGACAGCAAATAGAGCGGTGCGGGGATGACGTATTTTTGAAGGCCAACCCGGAAGTTAGTGTCACCACTCCTTCTAATAAAATAGCCAATTGGATTTTTCAAATGGTTTTTaaattattgcagaaaataaactccattatcaacaaaagtttatgatacTTAACGATTTGTTCAGCGAGATTGTCTTCACAAATGCACAccactttgatgtttttgaagTCTCAATACAATCGccagaagtaaaaagcaaatgttagGCTATTGCATCCATACTATAAACGAACaacaccacggtcacatgacgttGACGTCACCACCACTCAGTTTCTAGCTTGAAATTTTATTTAGCCATTTACCTCCTCTACAAAAGCTTTTCCCCTTAGTAAGTTAGTGttagtttgaaagagtgtgagtaaACATAACGGGGCTGTAAAGGTGGTCTGGTGAATAGGTTGGTTATTGTCACAGGTTTTTATGTGCAGCATTATGACgtcgacaacctctgtagtctcatttagccacttgctAGCAACCGTCTTTTTTTAGACatgtaaaagcttttaaaaagtgGGGTATTTTCTGACGTATTTTATATCATAGACAAAAACGCAAAtgtgtcttgagcttgtgtaAACCATAGGCCTTAATGCAGGCGTTTAACGAAAAGGCACATTCAAAAAACCCATTGACACTTGAGACGAGGGAACCAGAAGTGCTAGATTGCAAACTTGTTTCTGGGTTTTaagactcattcctgcaccactcttatcaaatgcattttgagaATACCGAAAACTATACAACACACTGATTAGCCACTACATTAAAGCCACTGACAGGTGAattgaataacattgatcatgtTGTTGGGTGGCACAGCattggttagcactgtcacttcATAACAAGAGGGTTCTGGGTTCAAGGCCTGGTTTGactggggcttttctgtgtggagttctgtgtgtgtgtgcctgcatgggttcaCCATGCACCCACGTGCATTGAGGGGGCAAACCaatagccgaatggttagggtaTGCACCACATGGGCCTTAGCACTCTGAGTACCAAGTCCCTGGTTCAACTCACAATCCATGTCActctcctactctctctcccctgtcgcccgtaggtgtgaatgtgaatgtttgtttgtctatatatgtccAGATAATGAATAATCATATCGTTACAATACACTATTCTGGTGGGTCCTTCATTGATCTGGATGtaactgtttctctctttctgctgttAGATGTCCAGCAGGTGTTGGTGTGTAAAGAAGAGGCCCTCTCTAAGAAGCAGGAGTGGAAGATCAGTTTGGACCAGGAACCAGCTGTTCAGCAGATAGTTGTGTTGTTTGAGAGAACAGTAACAGAATATGAGCAGGAActttgtcatttaaatgaagATCTCGACCGACAAAGTAAACTTCAAGGTGAAAGCTTTGTAGTGTGGAAATGATTAATCATGCAAGTTGGGATAACAGAGCACACTCTCTTGGTCAGTCATTCACAACATTGCACTTGGTAATGACAGATGTAGTTctgtgaaaaatggaaaaaaaaaaagaaaagaaaaaagttcagTACCCATATCTTGATGCTGATTGGCTACAATCTCCTGCAGATTCACAGGGCAAGATACCAGATTAATAGGCATGATAATGCAGCAAATAGTTATTTTCATGTCGCTCAAGGTTATAGGTCTTTTCTGCTAAAAATGTTAACAGCTCTTAATGCAGTACTAGTAGCAGGTTAATGTGTTTGAAATCCAAGAACAGATTAAACCGGCAATATAACAGGGTGTTTGTCTGAAGAGGGCTATAAAGTCACAGTATTTCTaatgcctgtgtgtctgtctttctatcttcCCTGCAGATGTACAGCAGGTGTTGGTGTGTAAAGAAAAGCTGCCCCCTAAGCATCAGgagcagaggaacagacagaCCTGGAGGACCCAGGGCTCCCACACATTAAAGAATAACAGGAAGAACTGTGGAGCATtcaggagggagagcagcttcAAGGTCTGGAGGGGGGTGACACCATCAAGGTCCCATTCACTGCTGTACCTGTGAAGAGTGGGGATGATGCTGACAGACCTCAAACCTCACAGCTTCATCAAAGACAAAGTGAGCAGATGAGAACAGAGGCTGATGGAAAGAACTGTGGAGGATCAGTACCAGCCAGGAACTCAGATCTACCTGGTGATGACAGCAGTTCATACTTTTCTGAAGCTGAGACTGACAACAGTAATGATGTTTGGGAGGAGACTACAGAACCTGAGTCACATTTAATTGGCTTCAAAAACACCAGTTCTCAAAGTATGGGAAATataatttgtgttgtttgtggtaAAAAACTTTGTTCCATGAAAAGTTTATATACACAGCAGTCCACGTGGAATATGAATCCTTCATTTGTTCAATATGTGGTAAAATATTAGCTCATAGGCGAACATTAGTTGCACACATGAAAATTCACATGGAGGATGAACCTTTCAGCTGCATAGTGTGTAAAAAAGGATTTAATCACTGTCGATCATTGATGATCATTGAACACATAAGGAcccacactggagagaaaccctACTCCTGCTCAGTGTGTAACAAATCTTTTAACAGGAGAGGAACTTGGGTCGTCCACACCAGGAGTCACACAGGGGAGAAACCCTTCTGCTGCACACTCTGTGGGAAAACATTTGGTCGCCAAGCACATCTGAAGAGGCATGAGAAACGCCATTCAGCAGAGAAACCGTTCAGTTGTTCGTACTGtgggaaatgttttaatgaaaaaggACATCTGAAAAGACACATCAGACTACGCACAGGAGAGAGGCCATTTAATTGTGAGGTTTGTGGGAGGAGGTTTATTCGACAAACTCATTTAAAAACCcataaatgtataatttttCCCACCAGTTCTTAGAAAGTCTTACTGTTAATTTTCACACCCTACACCTCTTggacatctctctctctctctctctctctgtaacactATAGCTTAGattgatatttgacatttattcaGATCAGATTGTGTGATAATATTTGGGAGTGTTGATTGGTTGCAATCATTGCAGCAGTGACAGTTAATGGTTAAATTTTGAACTTATGATACCATATGGTCACTAATATGTATGCATGAATCgatgttaaataaaatgtgtaatcaCAATGTCCCTCCCCAGTTTGCATCTGACTGCAGACCTTTGTTTGCCAAGTCGGGCTCATAGTTTTGTGCTAAGAGGTCATAGCATAACTTTGCTGCCTTTGGTGTATACATCAAGACTATGGCAGCTTGTCTATAGTGAGATTAACATTAAGTTGAAGTAAAGTGCTGTAATTGTCTCCTTTTCATAACACCCTTCTTGGAAAACCATTTTCACAGCAAACCTTCTGCTCAGTGCAATCGCTGCTCTGTGTCACAGCAAATGGTAGAATGCAAACACAACCACTGTGGGTCTGTGAAAATCAGTGAGTGAGACACAAATTCTCATAATCCCTCTGTTTGATGATTGTGGTCGACacttttatgtatttatttatttgtagcATGGAGCATGCAGTAGAGgagcagactttttttttgctcagcTGCATCCATACAGCGGATGGTAGGACTGTTGAAGTGGACAAAACGTTGTATAGGGATGTCCCTCTCTGAATCGAGTAATAAAGTTCATTATTACTAAAGCATGAGTTTTGTCTGCGGAGGGCAGTAATGCGTCTTTGCTGAGTTCAGTCTgacatacttttattttgaaaggtaaGAATAACGTTCTTCCGCACCACAACTTCCCGGAAATCCCTCCAActaaaatccattaaaaaaataacttttccgCCGCGGAACTTCCACATCCAGTGCCGTTTCATACGATGCAAGCAGTCTCTTGTCGAGTCTTTGTTTCGGAATATACAACGTAATTTACCCCCCGCGTCACAGACATTAGATTGTGCCTGGATTAAATCTGGCACTTTTTGTTCACCTGCTTCTGGATGTTTTATCTCTGATACATCCCCGGTGCCCTGCTAAGCCGTTGAGGTTAGCTTAACTTGCTGTCTGGGTAAGGGAATTACTTTATCAGTATAATACGACTAGTAAGAGAATAAAGACATCATTTATGTTAAAGCACCAAACGataaatctctctctcctctgtatgtgtgtgtactgaaaggaaaagaaatttgacatttctgaaagaaaatgtcaaaagtccAAACTCTGAAAGCTCTGGCGAGTCAGAGACAAACTGCGGCTGCTGAAGAGATCATTGAGCTGTTTGGAAGAACCATTGCAGAGTACAGAGActtaaaagaggaaaacaagcGACAGTGGAGGAAAACTACAGCTGTTTCAGTCAAAGCAGGTTTGTAAACATGTATTAACCTGGCAGACAGAGGCTGTAGAGTAAACATGATGGTGTTCAGTGGACACTAGAGATATTAGGAGTATGCTGCCTCAGTAGAAACACTCTCAATAAGAATTTGCCAAACTTTATGATACATTGCTAATTCAGGTCAAACAGTTACAGAGTGATAACACAACAGCATAACAaaccctgtatgtgtgtgtaaaataaaccAGCTGTGAGTGAAGATAGACTGGGGGTTTACTGCCGTCAGAGCACGTGAAGATGTCACATTTCTGAAAGTTTatgttctttgtgtgtgagctAAGCCCTGAcctcatgcaaacacagacaccaaaaCAGGGGGCAGAGCACTGTCTTGATCTGTGATCAAGTATCTACTATCTCCTCCTCACCACTACAGGGATATCATCATATTTCCCAGTCCTTTACGGCCCTGCTCCCTGTCTATGGTCAGATGTGATGGGCTTAGACAGCTATCAGTCATGGAAGCAGCCCTTTACCTATTGAAACCataacaactttttttttgctctaGAAATCCAGCAGGTGATTGTTGGTGACCATATTAAATTTGAGCAGCAGGAGTGGATTCCCAGTGTAGACCCAGAGCTCCCACATATTAAAGAGGAACTGCAGGAACACTGGAGTGTTCAGGAGGGACACCAGCTTCAAGGACTAGTGAAGGgcaaagatgatgaagagaaagcTCAGTCTTCACAGCTTAATCAGAGAGAAACTGATGAACAGATaaaagaagaagctgaaggGGAGCAGTGTGAAGAATCAGAACCAACCAGGAAGCTGAGAGTGTTGGTGAAGCAGCAACTTACTTCAGCTGTTGAAGAGATATTTGGGCTGTTTGAAACAACGTTGGCAGAGTACGAAACAGAGATTGAAGGTCTACATAAGCTGCTGGAAGAGAGGGTGAAGCCTGAGGTCCAGATTATCACAGCAGGTTTGTAGAATGTTTTACAAAGACTAATCTGTTAAATTCATTAATGATATGTTATTGTAGGGCAAAACAGTATTTCTAAATGATCCTGTCTTCTAATAGaatcacataaacacaccacatAAAGCTCATCTGAAGAAATGAGCTGTTTGGGGTTAGTTGAAGTGGTCCTGTTAACTCTCACTAAGCTAACTGGGTCTGATATGGATTCATTTACTGGTCTTGAATGAAGTTATCTTCAGTAATGTTgcactcttattttgaaatacgGGCATCAGAAGTGTAGAGTCTCTGTGACTATAAGCTTTTTCACTCCAGCTGTCAAAACAccaactattttaccttaaaataacagcttcaaaatcattttgatggtacacacACTTGTAACAGGGACTCCATGCCCTGCTCGTCTCTTCTTGCACTATGTGACCTTGGTGCTTCTTAAAGTGCAGAAGTCAGGCCCAGGAAGTCCACGGTTAACGTTCATCTCCGATATCAAgagaggaaactttgaaaatattaGGAATTCTACGCAGAGTTTAGCGTGTTAGTTACAGTGACAGCGCTTCCTGCTCCAGCagctggggatcatgggtaatatacactgtgtttcagttcagtgagtggggccactcactgaactgaagttAGTTGatagactttgtttttttgaatgTCAAAATCGCAAAACCGTTTGGACTTAATCATCACCCATGGCTGAAGAGAACGCTGCCACTCAGGAAAAGTTACGTTATGATGCTTTAATTTAAAGCTGAGGGACCATCTTAAACTAGGGAGGTCAAATGTCCTGCCTACAATATAATCACGATGGGGGCAGAAAGACACTGCGGTCTTTTGTGTACCATATTTTTTTGCAGCCAGCACAGTCTTGATTTGAGATAGTGTTTTGATAGTGTACATTTTTGACAAAATTTCCACTATCTCACCTTCACCACTACAGGGATATCATCATATTTCTCAGTCGTTTACCAGGCTTGCTCCCTGTCTATGGTCAGATGTGATGGGCTTAGACAGCTATCAGTCATGGAAACAGCCCTTTAGCTACTGACACCATGGCTTGACCATAATTTTTCCTGCTCTAGACGTCCAGCATGTGATGCTTGGTGACCAGATTCAATTTAAGCAGCAGGGGTGTGTCCCAGTGTAGACCCAGAACTCCCACATATTAAAGAGGAACTGCAGGAACACTGGAGTGTTCAGGAGGGACACCAGCTTCAAGGACTAGTGAAGAgcaaagatgatgaagagaaagcTCAGTCTTCACAGCTTAATCAGAGACAAACTGATGAACAGATaaaagaagaagctgaaggAGAGCAGTGTGAAGAATCTCCTATTTAAAAATTGTCATGGTAAAGCCAGATTTTATACCATTTGTACCTAGAAGCACTACTGGGTAAAATTTTGCCCTGTAGAGGACTTGGTCATTTTCACGCTATTAATACCATACGTTTATATAAACACTCTGTGTTATGGAAATGCCTTCTGTTTACTACTATGTGTGATAGAGCTGTGTCAATGCAGTGCATGAGGAAAACTCTGATGGTGGGGAGGTTTCAGGACTGAGCGACGTGTCCTGGGATAATTCTGGATCTGACGAGTCATCATCTGACAGTGATTTAGAGCCTCTGCAGAAAGTGAGGCCAGTGAACCCTCTGCCTGAGGACGGGCCTGTTACAGATGGTAAGCAATGAAAAATTATCTTTTATCCTGTCTGTAGCCCTATCCTGTGACATATAATTGTTATGatagatgtaaaaaaaaatatatagatgTAAAAATATGATCCCTTGCGTGCTAGCAGCACCTAGCCTTGGACTCTACGCTAACACACTCAACACTGCAGCTTTCCCAAAGCATGTATAGCTTGTAGGAATGACTCtttaagatatatatatagatacatAGATaatgacttttctttttcattagtAGTCATTAATATTACAGTTCTTAATTCATTTCAAAGCTGTAATAATATCATATATGGCAGTCAAAAGAAgtcattccctctctcctgtttAGTGTGTGCCATGGAGGTGTCACCAGCCCAAGACATCGATAAGGATGGCACAGTGAGGATGGTCATTGAATCTGCCGGAGGCACAGGGAGACGGCAAATACAGAACATCTGTAGTGATTCAGCTGGCCCCACGCTACACGCACGGCGCAACATTTGCGACAAACTCTCAgcatttatgtgtctgtgtgatggtGTAATGTTGCAGCACATTCGTGAATGCACCATTGCCAAAGCACGCAGAGCGGGTGAAGAGAGAGCCAACTGGGATGTCTCTCTTGCGGAGCTAAAGGCCTTTATTGCCCTTCTGTATGTGAGGG contains:
- the LOC108879799 gene encoding uncharacterized protein LOC108879799; amino-acid sequence: MSKVQTLKALASQRQTAAAEEIIELFGRTIAEYRDLKEENKRQWRKTTAVSVKAEIQQVIVGDHIKFEQQEWIPSVDPELPHIKEELQEHWSVQEGHQLQGLVKGKDDEEKAQSSQLNQRETDEQIKEEAEGEQCEESEPTRKLRVLVKQQLTSAVEEIFGLFETTLAEYETEIEGLHKLLEERVKPEVQIITAVHEENSDGGEVSGLSDVSWDNSGSDESSSDSDLEPLQKVRPVNPLPEDGPVTDVCAMEVSPAQDIDKDGTVRMVIESAGGTGRRQIQNICSDSAGPTLHARRNICDKLSAFMCLCDGVMLQHIRECTIAKARRAGEERANWDVSLAELKAFIALLYVRGAYCGKNIDVESFWSEQWSIMFFTTTMSKNRFQEIMRHLCFDQKMTRCCQSTSDKFAHLREVWDRFIKNSIACYRPGRDITVNEQLFPTKVRCPFTQYMSNKFGIRFWLAVDVDTKYILNGFPYLGKDDSRLATQRLGENVMLKLVEPFVCKGRNITTSIPLANTLSSKNTSPVGKINKDKRELKHGKMVLSMNQSKRNVHLKRKPEMKTYHNQTKTGVDILYQMAHQYTVKDGTRRWPVAAFYNVLDFAAMNAWVLYQSCMNENIPRRDFILQLAQELRAEWMASREPPRLDVPLKYAAEDRKRMTCMVKAQCKQNKTYCKCLKCGVAVCGKCTVKVMYVCARCV